The DNA sequence ctacctgcctcctctacactctaaccactaggctacctgcctcctctaaccactaggctacctgcctcctctacactctaaccactaggctacctgcctcctctacactctaaccactaggctacctgcctcctctacactctaaccactaggctacctgcctcctctacactctaaccactagactacctacctcctctacactctaaccactaggctacctacctcctctacactctaaccactaggctacctgcctcctctacactctaaccactaggctacctacctcctctacactctaaccactaggctacctacctcctctacactctaaccactaggctacctgcatcctctacactctaaccactaggctacttgcctcctctacactctaaccactaggctacctacctcctctacactctaaccactaggctacctgcctcctctacactctaaccactaggctacctgcctcctctctaaccactctaaccactaaccactacctacctcctctacactctaaccactaggctacctacctcctctacactctaaccactaggctacctaccaaccactaggctacctacctcctctacactctaaccactaggctacctgctgctctacactctaaccacgaggctacctattacctctaaccactggctacctACTTCtacataaccactaggctacctgcatcctctacactctaaccatccCTACCACATTGTCCATTctggctgctgctactctctgttattacctatgtcactttaataactccaccGACATGTACTTAATATCCCATAATCCATCTGGACAGGAggaataactctacctacatgtacctaatatcccataacccatctggacaggaggaataactctacctacatgtacctaataTCCCATAACCCATCTGGACAGGAGGAATAACTCTACCGACATGTACCTAATATCccataacccatctggacaagaggaatacctctacctacatgtacctaatatcccataacccatctggacaagaggaatacctatgtgagaatgctgttcatcgactacagctcagcatttaacaccatggtaccttccaaactcatcattaagcttgagaccctgggactcgaccccgctctgtgcaactgggtactggaattactgacgggccgcccccaggtagtgagggtaggtaacaatttctccaccccgctgatcctcaacactggggccccacaagggtgtgttctcagccctctcctgtactccctgttcacccacgactgcgtggccatgcactcctccaactcaatcatcaagtttgcagacaacactacagtagtaggcttgattaccaacaacgacgagacggcctacagggaggaggtgagggccctcggagtgtggtgtcaggaaaacaacctctcactcaacgtcaacaaaaaaaAGGAGAtggtcgtggacttcaggaaacagcagagggagctcccgccatccacatcaacaggaccgcagtggagaaggtggaaagttttaagttcctcggcgtacacatcacagacaagctgaaatggtccacccacacagacagcgtgatgGCGCAACagaggcgcaacagcacctcttcaacctcaagaggctgacaaaatttggcttgtcacctaaaaccctcacaaacttttacagatgcacaattgagagcatcctgtcgggcagtgtcaccgcctggtatggcaactgctctgcccacaaccgcaaggctctccagagggtagtgaggtctgcacaacgcatcaccggggacaaactacctgccctccaggacacctacaccacccgatgtcacaggaaggccaaaaaagatcatcaaggacaacaaccatctgagccactgcctgttcaccccgctatcatccagacggcgaggtcagtacaggtgcatcaaagcagggacccgagagactgaaaaacagcttctatctcaaggccatcagactgttaaacagccatcactaacacagagaggccgctgccaacacactgactcaaaatcattggccacttttaacaaatggatcactagtcactttatataatgtttacataccctacattactcatctcatatgtatatactgtattctatactattctactgtatcttagtctatgtattactcgtctcatatgtatatactgtattctatactattctactgtatcttagtctatgcattactcatttcATCTGTATATCATGTATTTTATAGCATCTTAGCCTATGCTgctcggtcatcgctcatccatatatttatatgtacatacatacattacttagatttgtttgtgtttttgttcaaCCTGATGATATTGAACCCTCCCCCAACAGCAGTCTGTTCAGAGGGATGTGTGAAGACTAGTGTTGTTGTgttcaacagtaactgatgggttcaacagtaactgatgggttcaacagtaactgatgggttcaacagtaactgatgggttcagtagtaactgatgggtttaacagtaactgatgggttcaacagtaactgatgggttcaacagtaactgatgggttcaacagtaactgatgggttcaacagtaactgatgggttcaacagtaactgatgggttcaacagtaactgatgggttcagtagtaactgatgggttcaacagtaactgatgggttcaacagtaactgatgggttcagtagtaactgatgggttcagtaataactgatgggttcagtagtaactgatgggttcagtagtaactgatgggttcaacagtaactgatgggttcaacagtaactgatgggttcaacagtaactgatgggttcagtagtaactgatgggttcagtagtaactgatgggtttaacagtaactgatgggttcaacagtaactgatgggttcaacagtaactgatgggttcaacagtaactgatgggttcagtAGTAACTGATGAgttcaacagtaactgatgggttcagtagtaactgatgggttcaacagtaactgatgggttcaacagtaactgatgggttcaacagtaactgatgggttcaacagtaactgatgggttcagtagtaactgatgggttcagtagtaactgatgggtttaacagtaactgatgggttcaacagtaactgatgggttcagcagtaactgatgggttcagtagtaactgatgggttcagtagtaactgatgggttcagtagtaactgatgggttcaacagtaactgatgggttcaacagtaactgatgggttcaacagtaactgatgggttcaacagtatctgatgggttcaacagtaactgatgggtttAACTAGATGTTattgacccccccacccccatagCAGTCTGTTCAGAGGGATGTGTGTAGACTAGTGTCATTGTGTTCCACACTAACTGATGGGTCATTATTTCCCACAGTGCAGCAGCAGAGCCTTTGGAGCCAGAGACAGATAAACATAGATATGGCCAGCTTTACAAGtggtacactattccctatttagtgcactacttttgtggtcctctgtagctcagttggtagagcatggtgcttgtaacgccagggtagtgggttcaatccccgggaccacccatacgtagaatgtatgcacacatgactgtaagtcgctttggataaaagcgtctgctaaatggcatatattatattattattattttgaccaGAAGCCTATGGGgttagtagtgcactagatagggaatagggtgccatttgggacaaacacGGATGACTGTGAATGGAGGCTCATTACAACACATCAGTGTTCTGTTACCCAGAGTTCCACATGGCTGCTGAACGGAGCAGAGCAGGGAAGCAGTGCATTGTTGGGGTTAATGATATGGAATGAGAGGGAAACACAACACACCaacacctttctttctctccctctctccccctgtctccctttctctccctctccgctccccctctccctttctctctctgtctctgtctctctctctctgtctctctctctctctctctctgtctctctctctctgtctctctctccctctctctccctctctctgtctctctccctctctctgtctctttctctctccctctgtctctctctctctccctctctctctctctctctctctctctctctctctctctctctctctctctctctctctctctctctctctctctctctctctctctctctctctctctctctctctccctctctctctctttcctctctctccttttctctctctgtctctgtctctctctctctctctctctctcctctctctctctctctctctctctctctctctctctctctctctctctgtctctctctccttttctctctctctttccctctctctccttttctctctctgtctctctctctctctctctctctctctctctgtctctctctgtctctctctgtctctctctccctctctctccctctttctccctctctctctctctcttctctctctctctctctctctctctctctctctctctctctctctctctctctctctctctctctctctctctctctctctcctctctctctctctctctctctctctctctctctccctctctctgtctctctctccttttctctctctctctttccctctctctcctttcctctctctgtctctgtctctctctccctctctctctctctccctctctctctctctctctccctctctctctccctctctctgtctctctctctctctctctctctaggtctcagTAACATCATCGGCATCATCGTCTACATCTCGGCTAACTCTGGCGACCCGGGTCAGAGCGACAGCAAGAAGAGTTACTCGTACGGCTGGTCCTTCTACTTCGGGGCGTTGTCCTTCATCATGGCAGAGATGGTGGGCGTTCTGGCCGTCCACATGTTTATAGAGAAACACCGGAAGCAGAGGGCCAAGTCTCGCACCGAACTCATCAAGAAATCAGCGTTCAGCCGTATCCCGTCTTACCGTTACCGCTTCCGCCGTCGCTCCAGCATCCGTTCCTCCGAGGCGCCCAGCCGGGATGCTTCTCCCATGGGGAAGGGGGGTTACAGCGGCCCGGGGACAGCCTCCGACCTCCCCATGTACACGCTCACCCCCCGCGAAGCCGGATCTAAGGCCGTCATGGGGGGAGTGCTCAATTCAGAGAGGGAGTTTCTACAGGGCGGTACTCTGGCCAAGGACTACGGCAAAGACGCGGCCAATAGGAGAACCACGCCCGTCTGAGGGAGGCGGGGCCTAGGAGGTGATTGGATGGGAGCTGGacgatgataatgatgatgagagacagtgagggaggaagaggcgtTATGAACTTTGACCTCTCTGCAACCTCCAGGGATAATTGGCAAAGGGGAAATTAGACGTTGGttcctaaccactgatctaggatcagattccccTTTTAAAACCCCTAGTGGAGGGGGGGGGCACTACCCCTTAACCTCATCCCCTAGTGCAGGGGGGGGCACTACCCCTTAACCTCATCCCCTAGTGCAGGGGGGGGCCTACCCCTTAACCTCATCCCCTAGTGCAGGGGTGGGCACTACCCCTTAACCTCATCCCCTAGTGGAGGGGTGGGCACTACCCCTTAACCTCATCCCCTAGTGGAGGTGGGGGCACTACCCCTTAACCTCATCCCCTAGTGCAGGGGAGGTGGGCACTAACCCTTAACCTCATCCTTTAGTGGAGGGGTGTGCACTACCCCTAACCTCATTCCCTAGTGGAGGGGGGAACTACCCCTAACCTCATCCCCTAGTGGAGGAGGGGGCACTACC is a window from the Oncorhynchus gorbuscha isolate QuinsamMale2020 ecotype Even-year unplaced genomic scaffold, OgorEven_v1.0 Un_scaffold_4417, whole genome shotgun sequence genome containing:
- the LOC124028545 gene encoding voltage-dependent calcium channel gamma-3 subunit-like yields the protein CFTGTFRGVCKKIDHFPEATDYEADAAEYLLRAVRASSIFPIMSVGLLFLGGLCVAASEFYRSRHNVILSAGIFFVASGLSNIIGIIVYISANSGDPGQSDSKKSYSYGWSFYFGALSFIMAEMVGVLAVHMFIEKHRKQRAKSRTELIKKSAFSRIPSYRYRFRRRSSIRSSEAPSRDASPMGKGGYSGPGTASDLPMYTLTPREAGSKAVMGGVLNSEREFLQGGTLAKDYGKDAANRRTTPV